Proteins encoded together in one Miscanthus floridulus cultivar M001 chromosome 16, ASM1932011v1, whole genome shotgun sequence window:
- the LOC136512573 gene encoding DNA damage-binding protein 1, whose translation MSVWNYVVTAHKPTSVSHSCVGNFTSPNQLNLIIAKCTRIEIHLLTPQGLQPMLDVPIYGRIATIELFRPHNETQDFLFIATERYKFCVLQWDAEKSELITRAMGDVSDRIGRPTDNGQIGIIDPDCRLIGLHLYDGLFKVIPFDNKGQLKEAFNIRLEELQVLDIKFLHGCVKPTIVVLYQDNKDVRHVKTYEVALKDKDFVEGPWSQNNVDNGAGLLIPVPAPLGGVIIIGEEQIVYCNANSTFKAIPIKQSIIRAYGRVDPDGSRYLLGDNTGILHLLVLTHERERVTGLKIEYLGETSIASSISYLDNGVVYVGSQFGDSQLVKLNLQADASGSFVEILERYVNLGPIVDFCVVDLDRQGQGQVVTCSGAFKDGSLRVVRNGIGINEQASVELQGIKGLWSLKSSFNDPYDMYLVVSFISETRFLAMNMEDELEETEIEGFDAQTQTLFCQNAINDLLIQVTANSVRLVSCTSRELVDQWNAPAGFSVNVASANASQVLLATGGGHLVYLEIRDAKLVEVKHAQLEHEISCLDLNPIGENPQYSSLAAVGMWTDISVRIFSLPDLELIRKENLGGEIVPRSVLLCTLEGVSYLLCALGDGNLFSFLLNASTGELTDRKKVTLGTQPISLRTFSSKGTTHVFASSDRPTVIYSSNKKLLYSNVNLKEVNHMCPFNTAAFPDSLAIAKEGELSIGTIDDIQKLHIRTIPLNEQARRICHQEQSRTLAFCSFKCNQSVEESETHLIRLLDHQTFESLCVYPLDQYEYGCSIISCSFADDNNVYYCVGTAYVIPEENEPTKGRILVFAVEDGSLQLIVEKETKGSVYSLNAFNGKLLAAINQKIQLYKWMSREDGSHELQSECGHHGHILALYTQTRGDFIVVGDLMKSISLLVYKHEESAIEERARDYNANWMTAVEMLDDEVYVGAENGYNLFTVRKNSDAATDDERARLEVVGEYHLGEFVNRFRHGSLVMRLPDSEIGQIPTVIFGTINGVIGIIASLPHDQYVFLEKLQSTLVKYIKGVGNLSHEQWRSFHNDKKTAEARNFLDGDLIESFLDLSRSKMEEVSKAMGAPVEELSKRVEELTRLH comes from the exons atgAGCGTGTGGAACTACGTCGTCACGGCGCACAAGCCCACCAGCGTCAGCCACTCCTGCGTCGGCAACTTCACCAGCCCCAACCAGCTCAATCTCATTATCGC GAAATGTACCCGGATCGAGATCCATTTGCTTACCCCTCAGGGCCTTCAG CCGATGCTTGACGTACCTATATATGGAAGAATTGCAACGATTGAGCTCTTCCGGCCTCAT AATGAGACTCAGGATTTTCTTTTCATTGCTACGGAGAGGTACAAATTCTGTGTTCTGCAATGGGACGCAGAAAAATCAGAGCTAATTACCAG AGCCATGGGTGATGTTTCTGATCGCATTGGCCGCCCTACTGACAATGGACAG ATTGGAATCATCGACCCTGACTGCAGACTCATTGGCCTTCATCTCTATGATGGCTTATTTAAG GTTATACCATTTGACAACAAAGGGCAGCTGAAAGAAGCTTTCAATATCAG ACTGGAAGAACTTCAAGTACTGGACATCAAATTTCTGCATGGTTGTGTTAAACCTACTATTGTTGTCCTCTACCAG GATAATAAAGACGTGAGGCATGTTAAGACTTATGAAGTTGCACTGAAGGACAAAGATTTTGTTGAGGGTCCTTGGTCCCAGAATAATGTAGACAATGGTGCTGGTTTGTTAATACCAGTACCAGCTCCACTTGGTGGTGTGATAATAATTGGCGAGGAGCAAATAGTTTACTGCAATGCCAATTCTACATTTAAAGCAATACCAATAAAACAA TCCATCATTAGAGCTTATGGACGGGTTGACCCAGATGGTTCTCGATATTTACTTGGTGATAATACTGGAATTCTGCATTTACTTGTCCTTACCCATGAACGAGAAAG GGTTACTGGTTTGAAAATTGAATACCTTGGAGAGACTTCGATTGCATCATCGATTTCATATCTCGATAATGGCGTTGTTTATGTTGGTTCACAGTTTGGCGATTCACAG CTGGTGAAGCTGAACCTCCAAGCTGATGCAAGCGGTTCATTTGTTGAAATTCTTGAACGGTATGTTAATCTTGGACCGATTGTGGACTTTTGCGTGGTTGACCTTGATAGGCAGGGTCAAGGTCAGGTGGTCACTTGTTCTGGGGCATTTAAAGATGGTTCCCTTCGGGTGGTTCGGAATGGTATAGGGATTAATGAGCAG GCTTCAGTAGAACTCCAAGGCATAAAGGGATTATGGTCATTGAAATCTTCGTTCAATGATCCATATGACATGTACCTTGTCGTGAGCTTTATAAGTGAGACACGATTCTTGGCGATGAACATGGAAGATGAACTAGAAGAGACTGAGATAGAGGGATTTGATGCACAAACTCAAACCCTGTTTTGCCAGAATGCGATCAATGATCTTCTTATACAG GTTACTGCTAATTCTGTTCGGTTAGTCAGTTGTACCTCCCGGGAGCTAGTGGATCAATGGAATGCACCAGCAGGATTCTCAGTCAATGTTGCTTCAGCTAATGCCAGTCAG GTTCTGTTGGCAACTGGTGGTGGCCATCTTGTTTACCTGGAAATTAGGGATGCTAAACTTGTTGAAGTGAAGCATGCGCAGCTAGAACATGAGATTTCTTGTCTTGATTTGAACCCAATTGGGGAGAATCCACAGTATAGTTCCCTAGCTGCTGTTGGGATGTGGACAGATATAAGTGTTAGAATATTTTCACTTCCAGATCTTGAATTAATAAGGAAGGAAAATTTGGGTGGAGAAATTGTTCCTCGGTCTGTTCTGCTGTGCACCTTGGAGGGG gttTCGTATTTGCTTTGTGCTCTTGGGGATGGTAACCTGTTCAGTTTTCTGCTGAATGCAAGTACAGGTGAACTGACTGATAGAAAGAAGGTTACCCTCGGGACCCAACCCATCAGCCTTCGTACCTTCTCATCAAAGGGTACCACCCACGTGTTTGCTTCGTCAGATAGGCCAACTGTCATCTATAGCAGCAATAAGAAGCTTCTCTATAGCAATGTCAATTTGAAAGAGGTTAATCATATGTGCCCTTTCAATACAGCCGCTTTTCCAGACAG TCTTGCAATTGCTAAAGAGGGTGAGCTTTCAATTGGAACTATCGATGATATCCAGAAGCTTCATATCCGCACAATCCCCCTTAATGAACAAGCACGCCGCATTTGCCACCAGGAGCAATCAAGGACACTAGCATTTTGCAGTTTCAAGTGCAACCAAAGTGTGGAGGAAAGTGAGACTCATTTAATACGTCTGCTAGATCATCAGACTTTTGAGTCCCTGTGTGTATATCCTCTAGATCAATATGAATATGGCTGCTCCATCATTAGCTGTTCCTTTGCGGATGATAATAATGTTTATTACTGTGTGGGAACTGCATATGTTATACCTGAAGAAAATGAACCAACAAAG GGCCGGATCCTTGTATTTGCAGTTGAAGATGGAAGCTTGCAATTAATTGTGGAGAAAGAAACCAAAGGATCAGTTTATTCGCTGAATGCATTTAATGGGAAATTATTGGCTGCTATCAACCAGAAGATTCAATTATATAAGTGGATGTCACGCGAGGATGGTTCACATGAGCTGCAATCTGAGTGTGGCCACCATGGGCACATACTTGCCTTGTATACTCAAACGCGTGGTGACTTCATTGTGGTTGGCGATCTGATGAAATCAATATCCTTGCTGGTGTATAAG CATGAAGAAAGCGCGATTGAAGAGCGTGCTAGGGATTACAATGCAAACTGGATGACTGCTGTTGAGATGCTTGATGATGAAGTCTATGTTGGGGCGGAGAATGGCTATAACCTATTCACCGTGCGCAAGAACAGCGATGCAGCCACAGATGATGAAAGGGCCAGGCTTGAGGTCGTCGGGGAGTACCATCTTGGGGAGTTTGTGAACAGATTCCGCCATGGTTCACTCGTGATGCGTCTTCCAGACTCAGAGATAGGGCAGATTCCTACGGTCATCTTTGGCACAATAAACGGGGTAATTGGCATTATTGCCTCCCTCCCGCATGACCAATACGTCTTCCTGGAGAAGCTCCAGTCGACTCTTGTGAAGTACATAAAGGGCGTCGGAAACCTGAGCCATGAGCAATGGCGGTCGTTCCATAACGACAAGAAGACAGCGGAGGCTCGGAACTTCCTTGACGGTGACCTGATCGAGTCGTTCCTTGACCTTAGCCGGAGCAAGATGGAGGAGGTGTCCAAGGCGATGGGCGCCCCCGTGGAGGAGCTGTCCAAGAGGGTGGAAGAGCTGACGAGGCTTCACTAG